From Streptomyces fungicidicus, one genomic window encodes:
- a CDS encoding CsbD family protein, translating into MSAGEKAKAKTEQAQGKAEKAVGNAVGNERMVTEGQAKKSTGDAREAKEKGKDAFKG; encoded by the coding sequence ATGAGTGCCGGTGAGAAGGCCAAGGCGAAGACCGAGCAGGCCCAGGGCAAGGCGGAGAAGGCCGTGGGGAACGCCGTGGGTAACGAGCGCATGGTCACCGAGGGGCAGGCGAAGAAGAGCACGGGGGACGCCCGCGAGGCCAAGGAGAAGGGCAAGGACGCCTTCAAGGGCTGA
- a CDS encoding TerD family protein, producing MITLTKEDGPADLDGVTHLSIGVSWDPTAGSSGGVLGKLRRKTGTDLDLIAVAMQGGDPVRLAGLDSLDPMGNGSLLHSGDNQTGHGDGDDETVTVEFARLPAPITSIVFVAAAYKKGSSFQKARNISFKVYDATGGSTQQVADIWPSMLSQDNGCAVAKALRVGDTWKLEVINETGKIKQGDEHALMRFAVSK from the coding sequence ATGATCACGTTGACGAAGGAAGACGGCCCCGCCGACCTCGACGGAGTGACCCACCTGTCCATCGGCGTCTCCTGGGACCCCACGGCCGGCAGCAGCGGCGGCGTGCTCGGCAAGCTGCGCCGCAAGACCGGCACCGACCTCGACCTGATCGCCGTCGCCATGCAGGGCGGGGACCCGGTACGCCTCGCCGGCCTGGACTCGCTCGACCCGATGGGCAACGGCTCGCTCCTCCACAGCGGCGACAACCAGACCGGTCACGGTGACGGGGACGACGAGACGGTGACCGTCGAGTTCGCCCGCCTCCCCGCGCCCATCACGTCGATCGTGTTCGTCGCCGCCGCCTACAAGAAGGGCAGCTCCTTCCAGAAGGCCCGCAACATCAGCTTCAAGGTGTACGACGCCACCGGCGGAAGCACCCAGCAGGTCGCCGACATATGGCCCAGCATGCTCAGCCAGGACAACGGCTGCGCCGTGGCCAAGGCCCTGCGGGTCGGCGACACCTGGAAGCTGGAGGTCATCAACGAGACGGGGAAGATCAAGCAGGGCGACGAGCACGCCCTGATGCGCTTCGCCGTCAGCAAGTAG
- a CDS encoding TerD family protein: MGVSLSKGGNVSLSKEAPGLTAVLVGLGWDVRTTTGTDYDLDASALLLDASGKVLSDGHFVFYNNLTSPDGSVEHTGDNLTGEGEGDDEAVKVNLAAVPAQVERIVFPVSIHDAENRGQSFGQVRNAFIRVVNQANNQEIARYDLSEDASTETAMVFGELYRHGAEWKFRAVGQGYASGLAGIAADFGVNV; the protein is encoded by the coding sequence ATGGGAGTTTCCCTGTCCAAGGGCGGCAACGTCTCGTTGAGCAAGGAGGCACCGGGCCTGACCGCCGTACTGGTCGGTCTGGGCTGGGACGTGCGCACCACGACCGGTACCGACTACGACCTCGACGCCTCGGCGCTGCTGCTCGACGCCTCCGGCAAGGTCCTCTCGGACGGCCACTTCGTCTTCTACAACAACCTCACCAGCCCCGACGGCTCCGTCGAGCACACCGGCGACAACCTCACCGGCGAGGGCGAGGGCGACGACGAGGCGGTCAAGGTGAACCTCGCCGCGGTCCCGGCCCAGGTGGAGCGGATCGTGTTCCCGGTCTCCATCCACGACGCGGAGAACCGGGGCCAGAGCTTCGGCCAGGTCCGCAACGCCTTCATCCGGGTCGTCAACCAGGCGAACAACCAGGAGATCGCCCGCTACGACCTCTCCGAGGACGCCTCCACCGAGACCGCCATGGTCTTCGGCGAGCTCTACCGGCACGGCGCCGAGTGGAAGTTCCGGGCCGTCGGACAGGGCTACGCCTCCGGGCTGGCCGGCATCGCCGCCGACTTCGGCGTCAACGTCTGA
- a CDS encoding GlsB/YeaQ/YmgE family stress response membrane protein, which yields MSIIAWLVLGLLAGAIAKLILPGRDPGGCVGTTVIGVAGAFLGGWLSAEVLDRPVQREFFDAATWGSAVVGALVLLIGYRLLFGNSRN from the coding sequence ATGAGCATCATCGCCTGGCTGGTTCTGGGACTCCTCGCCGGAGCGATCGCCAAACTGATCCTGCCCGGACGGGATCCGGGCGGTTGTGTCGGTACTACGGTGATCGGCGTCGCCGGCGCCTTCCTGGGCGGCTGGCTGTCGGCCGAGGTCCTGGACCGCCCGGTGCAGCGGGAGTTCTTCGACGCGGCGACATGGGGGTCCGCCGTCGTCGGCGCCCTCGTGCTGCTGATCGGCTACCGCCTGCTGTTCGGCAACTCCCGGAACTGA
- a CDS encoding MerR family transcriptional regulator, whose protein sequence is MSYSVGQVSAFAGVTVRTLHHYDKAGLLSPGDRSQAGYRLYDDADLVRLQQILFYRELGFSLDEIAAILKDPQANAVEQLRARQRQLSEEIARLQRLAEVAERAIEVQQTGVPLTPQERFEVFGEITFDLSYATEAELKWARSDGQREAMTRAAAHTKDDWRRLMGEAAAWRAELLAAFDEGERHDGERAMDLAEEHRLHVSRWFTSCPPDMHRRIADDFVADPRAFALVVPPSQQRPGLAAYLCRAVHANAARHAAGRADSEEGNR, encoded by the coding sequence ATGAGCTACTCCGTGGGACAGGTCTCGGCCTTCGCCGGGGTGACGGTGCGGACGCTGCACCACTACGACAAGGCGGGACTGCTCTCGCCCGGCGACCGCAGCCAGGCCGGCTACCGGCTCTACGACGACGCCGACCTGGTCCGTCTCCAGCAGATCCTCTTCTACCGCGAGCTCGGCTTCTCACTCGACGAGATCGCCGCGATCCTGAAGGACCCGCAGGCCAACGCCGTGGAGCAGCTGCGCGCCCGGCAGCGGCAGCTGAGCGAGGAGATCGCCAGACTGCAGCGGCTGGCCGAGGTGGCGGAACGCGCGATAGAGGTCCAGCAGACCGGGGTGCCCCTGACACCCCAGGAGCGCTTCGAGGTCTTCGGCGAGATCACCTTCGACCTGAGCTACGCCACCGAGGCGGAGCTGAAATGGGCGCGGTCGGACGGACAGCGCGAGGCGATGACGCGCGCGGCCGCCCACACCAAGGACGACTGGCGGCGGCTCATGGGGGAGGCGGCCGCCTGGCGCGCGGAGCTGCTCGCCGCCTTCGACGAGGGCGAGCGTCACGACGGCGAGCGGGCCATGGACCTCGCCGAGGAGCACCGCCTGCACGTCTCGCGCTGGTTCACCTCCTGCCCGCCCGACATGCACCGGCGCATCGCGGACGACTTCGTCGCCGACCCGCGCGCCTTCGCCCTGGTCGTACCGCCGTCGCAGCAGCGCCCGGGCCTGGCCGCCTACCTGTGCAGGGCGGTCCACGCCAACGCGGCCCGCCACGCGGCCGGCCGGGCCGACTCCGAGGAGGGGAACCGATGA
- a CDS encoding glycosyltransferase, whose product MRILIAAAGSRGDVAPYTGLGAALRHAGHHVAVATTEPFAPLVRDAGLDFRGLPADPRGHGGATDRRELMRTAAAFITELGQGFADAAADAPDLLLLSTTTAPLGWHVAEATGTPSIGVYLQPTAPTGDFPPVVTGSRSLGRPANRLAGRFALRMTDRVYEQAVAKLRRRLQLPPESAAATRRQRERANWPVLHGFSTALVPRPADWRPGLEVVGNWWPHHDPSGRLPAGLEDFLTAGPRPVLIGFGSMAAGDGERLSEIAVRALRRAGLRGILQSGSAGLAADGDDVLTVGDVPHALLFPRLAAVVHHAGAGTSAAALRAGVPAVPVPVGADQPFWAGRLAALGAATDPVPFRSLTAERLADALDRVVRRQGHTLAAARAAQHMATEDGAARTLETVAGG is encoded by the coding sequence ATGAGGATCCTGATCGCCGCGGCCGGATCGCGCGGCGACGTCGCGCCCTACACCGGCCTGGGCGCGGCACTGCGGCACGCCGGACACCATGTGGCCGTCGCCACCACGGAGCCCTTCGCGCCCCTCGTGCGCGACGCCGGGCTGGACTTCCGCGGCCTCCCCGCCGACCCACGGGGACACGGCGGCGCGACGGACAGGCGGGAACTGATGCGCACCGCCGCCGCGTTCATCACCGAACTGGGCCAGGGGTTCGCCGACGCGGCGGCCGACGCCCCCGATCTGCTCCTGCTGTCCACCACCACGGCCCCGCTGGGCTGGCACGTCGCCGAGGCCACCGGCACACCGAGCATCGGCGTGTACCTCCAGCCCACCGCCCCCACCGGCGACTTCCCGCCCGTCGTCACCGGCTCACGCTCGCTGGGCCGTCCCGCCAACCGGCTGGCCGGACGCTTCGCCCTGCGCATGACCGACCGGGTCTACGAGCAGGCGGTGGCGAAGCTGCGCCGGCGCCTCCAACTGCCGCCGGAGTCCGCCGCCGCGACGCGCAGACAGCGGGAACGGGCGAACTGGCCGGTCCTGCACGGCTTCAGCACGGCCCTGGTGCCCCGCCCCGCCGACTGGCGCCCCGGCCTGGAGGTGGTGGGCAACTGGTGGCCCCACCACGATCCGTCCGGCCGGCTGCCCGCCGGCCTGGAGGACTTCCTCACCGCCGGACCCCGGCCCGTCCTCATCGGCTTCGGGAGCATGGCGGCCGGCGACGGGGAGCGGCTGAGCGAGATCGCCGTGCGAGCACTGCGCCGCGCCGGGCTGCGCGGCATCCTCCAGTCCGGCAGTGCCGGGCTCGCCGCCGACGGCGACGACGTGCTCACCGTCGGGGACGTCCCGCACGCCCTGCTGTTCCCCCGGCTGGCCGCCGTGGTCCACCACGCGGGGGCCGGCACGTCGGCCGCCGCGCTGCGCGCCGGGGTGCCCGCCGTCCCCGTGCCGGTCGGCGCCGACCAGCCCTTCTGGGCGGGACGGCTCGCCGCCCTCGGCGCCGCCACCGACCCGGTCCCCTTCCGGTCCCTGACCGCCGAACGGCTCGCCGACGCGCTCGACCGCGTCGTGAGGCGGCAGGGCCACACCCTCGCCGCGGCGCGGGCCGCGCAGCACATGGCGACCGAGGACGGTGCGGCCCGGACCCTCGAGACCGTCGCGGGCGGCTGA
- a CDS encoding AfsR/SARP family transcriptional regulator, producing MSAVAAEDSLTLNLLGPIEAHRGGKPVDLGGAKPRTVLAALLLARSRVVPDTELTALLWGESPPVTCSAQIHTYASRVRRLLGPAVTVERRRPGYLLRLPDQGVGIDLLTFRQYAARGAAALTGGTPGTAARVLRQALGVWRGTALGGVCDPLADLERDRLEEERLTTLEQRLSADLELGRHSEVIPELMALIAAHPLREGLRGQLMTALYRSGRQADALAAYRAARATLAEELGLEPCAELQRLHQALLTGHPSLLPRTTATPATGATTGRSGPPPPAELPPAPADFTGREQQVARLTEALTGELPGPAVHTVTGMPGVGKTALALVTAHRVADHYPDGQIHLDLRGSGPDPLHPADALGTLLRLLGVPEGRTPGTLDERVRAYRTRIAGRRLLLVLDDAAGERQVRPLLPATGGSAALVTSRAGLHALDGPGRTPLGPMSAADARALFEKLAGRSRVSAEPGAAAGVVRACAGLPLALRVAGGRAAARPHWPLARLADRLAEPDRTLAELTLADLSLTDRLWTAYRGLDPRSRRALRFHSALGPHPLLPHAAAGALGTDPDRAEELLAGLAEAHWCEVVRWRGGYGYRLHPLVRLFARARLAEEEGTVPLPLPVPHAPAPAVRAGAVRHTG from the coding sequence GTGAGCGCCGTGGCCGCGGAGGACAGCCTGACCCTGAACCTGCTGGGGCCGATCGAGGCCCACCGCGGCGGGAAACCGGTCGACCTGGGCGGGGCCAAGCCCCGCACCGTACTGGCGGCCCTGCTGCTCGCCCGGAGCCGGGTCGTACCGGACACCGAACTCACCGCACTGCTGTGGGGCGAGTCGCCACCCGTCACCTGCTCGGCCCAGATCCACACCTACGCCTCCCGGGTACGCCGGCTGCTCGGCCCCGCCGTCACGGTGGAGCGCCGGCGCCCCGGTTATCTGCTCCGGCTGCCGGACCAGGGCGTCGGGATCGACCTCCTGACGTTCCGCCAGTACGCGGCGCGCGGCGCCGCGGCGCTCACCGGCGGCACTCCCGGCACCGCCGCCCGGGTGCTGCGCCAGGCGCTCGGCGTCTGGCGCGGCACGGCCCTCGGCGGGGTTTGCGACCCGCTCGCCGACCTGGAACGCGACCGACTCGAGGAGGAACGGCTCACCACGCTGGAGCAGCGCCTGAGCGCCGACCTGGAACTCGGGCGGCACTCCGAGGTCATTCCCGAGCTCATGGCGCTGATCGCGGCCCACCCGCTGCGCGAGGGGCTGCGCGGCCAGCTGATGACCGCCCTGTACCGCTCCGGGCGGCAGGCCGACGCGCTCGCCGCCTACCGGGCCGCGCGCGCCACGCTCGCCGAGGAGCTGGGCCTGGAACCCTGCGCGGAACTCCAGCGGCTGCACCAGGCCCTGCTCACCGGGCACCCGTCGCTGCTGCCGCGCACCACGGCCACGCCGGCCACCGGCGCGACCACGGGCCGGTCCGGGCCGCCGCCACCCGCCGAACTGCCGCCCGCGCCGGCCGACTTCACCGGGCGCGAGCAGCAGGTGGCACGGCTGACCGAGGCACTCACCGGGGAGCTTCCGGGCCCCGCCGTCCACACCGTGACCGGCATGCCCGGCGTCGGCAAGACGGCACTCGCCCTGGTGACCGCGCACCGCGTCGCGGACCACTACCCGGACGGGCAGATCCATCTCGATCTGCGCGGCTCGGGACCCGACCCGCTGCACCCGGCGGACGCGCTCGGCACACTGCTGCGCCTGCTCGGCGTCCCGGAAGGACGGACACCCGGCACGCTCGACGAACGGGTCCGCGCCTACCGGACCCGGATCGCCGGCCGGCGCCTGCTGCTCGTCCTCGACGACGCGGCCGGGGAGCGGCAGGTCCGTCCGCTGCTGCCCGCGACCGGCGGCAGCGCGGCCCTGGTCACCAGCCGTGCGGGCCTGCACGCACTGGACGGGCCGGGGCGCACCCCGCTCGGGCCGATGTCCGCGGCGGACGCGCGCGCCCTCTTCGAGAAGCTGGCGGGACGCTCCCGCGTCTCGGCCGAGCCGGGCGCCGCGGCCGGCGTCGTCCGGGCCTGCGCCGGGCTTCCGCTCGCCCTGCGCGTCGCCGGGGGCCGGGCCGCGGCCCGGCCGCACTGGCCGCTGGCCAGGCTCGCGGACCGGCTGGCCGAACCCGACCGCACCCTCGCCGAACTCACCCTGGCCGACCTGTCGTTGACCGACCGGCTGTGGACGGCGTACCGCGGGCTCGACCCGCGGAGCCGGCGCGCGCTGCGGTTCCATTCGGCGCTCGGCCCGCACCCGCTGCTGCCGCACGCCGCCGCGGGGGCGCTCGGAACCGATCCCGACCGGGCGGAGGAACTGCTCGCGGGACTCGCCGAGGCCCACTGGTGCGAGGTGGTCCGGTGGCGCGGCGGGTACGGGTACCGGCTGCATCCGCTGGTGCGCCTCTTCGCCCGCGCCCGCCTCGCCGAGGAGGAGGGAACGGTCCCGCTCCCCCTCCCGGTGCCCCACGCGCCGGCACCGGCCGTCCGGGCAGGCGCGGTCCGCCACACCGGCTAG
- a CDS encoding helix-turn-helix transcriptional regulator: MLGELGLGPDEEAVYRTMLAEGAGGVAGLCEALGWSEERTCAALDRLAALSLVRPSPDGGPGRAVDPEVGLTSLLIDQEAEVLERQRQIRASRLAVTRMVADIRASSGGAAEVHKLRSMDQIQSRIEHLADTCTTEIAAFVPGGGQSERHLEAARPLDRAVTGRGVRLRYVFLDSARNCQGTRAYAEWLTERGGQVRTAPRLPSRMLVYDRVTAILPMDPAAADQGALVLHGTGAVTALMTLFDQTWQQSCPLGETVPTRTGDDRPSPPEQAVLGLLGEGMTDDAMARQLGVSVRTVRRITADLMTRLGARSRFEAGVLAHSKGWVER, from the coding sequence ATGCTTGGGGAACTGGGCCTCGGTCCTGACGAGGAGGCCGTGTACCGGACCATGCTCGCGGAGGGGGCGGGCGGCGTGGCCGGTCTCTGCGAGGCGCTGGGCTGGAGCGAGGAGCGCACCTGTGCGGCGCTCGACCGGCTGGCCGCCCTCTCGCTGGTGCGGCCGTCGCCGGACGGCGGTCCCGGCCGGGCCGTCGACCCGGAGGTCGGCCTGACCTCGCTGCTCATCGACCAAGAGGCCGAAGTCCTGGAGCGCCAGCGGCAGATCAGGGCGAGCCGCCTCGCGGTGACCCGGATGGTCGCCGACATCCGCGCCTCCAGCGGCGGGGCCGCCGAGGTGCACAAGCTCCGGAGCATGGACCAGATCCAGTCGAGGATCGAGCACCTCGCCGACACCTGCACCACCGAGATCGCGGCGTTCGTCCCCGGCGGCGGGCAGAGCGAACGGCACCTGGAGGCCGCCCGGCCGCTGGACCGGGCCGTCACCGGCCGGGGCGTGCGGCTGCGGTACGTCTTCCTGGACAGTGCCCGCAACTGCCAGGGCACCCGGGCGTACGCGGAATGGCTCACCGAACGCGGCGGCCAGGTGCGCACCGCGCCCCGGCTGCCGTCGCGGATGCTGGTGTACGACCGTGTCACGGCGATCCTGCCGATGGATCCGGCCGCCGCCGACCAGGGCGCCCTGGTGCTGCACGGCACCGGTGCGGTCACCGCCCTGATGACCCTCTTCGACCAGACCTGGCAGCAGTCGTGCCCGCTGGGCGAGACCGTCCCGACGCGGACCGGCGACGACCGGCCGTCGCCGCCGGAGCAGGCCGTGCTCGGACTGCTCGGGGAGGGGATGACGGACGACGCGATGGCCCGCCAGCTGGGCGTGTCGGTGCGCACCGTCCGGCGCATCACCGCCGACCTGATGACCCGTCTGGGCGCGCGCAGCCGGTTCGAGGCGGGTGTGCTCGCGCACAGCAAGGGCTGGGTGGAGCGCTGA
- a CDS encoding UDP-glucuronic acid decarboxylase family protein, with translation MTRTAVVAGGAGFVGSHLCERLLTDGWRVVCVDNFVTGSAGNVAHLAGESRFRLIEADVCEGAPPVAGGVDAVLNLASPASPVDYLALPLETLRVGSEGTRHLLDLARAKGARFVLASTSETYGDPLVHPQPESYWGNVNPVGPRSVYDEAKRYAEAITMAYRRSFGVDTGIVRIFNTYGPRMRAHDGRAVPTFIRQALAHQPITVAGDGSQTRSLCYVSDLVDGLVRMTKARLAGPVNLGDQEEVTVLRLAEWIRELTASPSGIVHVPRPVDDPSVRRPDTTRAREELGWAPEFSTERGLIRTIDWFRGRDAADRETLQMAGAEEK, from the coding sequence ATGACCAGGACTGCGGTGGTGGCCGGAGGTGCCGGCTTCGTCGGCTCGCATCTGTGCGAGCGGCTGCTCACGGACGGCTGGCGGGTCGTCTGCGTCGACAACTTCGTCACCGGGAGCGCCGGGAACGTGGCCCATCTCGCCGGTGAGAGCCGGTTCCGGCTGATCGAGGCCGACGTCTGCGAGGGGGCGCCGCCGGTCGCGGGGGGCGTCGACGCCGTCCTCAACCTGGCGTCGCCCGCCTCGCCGGTCGACTACCTCGCGCTCCCCCTGGAGACCCTGCGGGTGGGATCCGAGGGCACCCGGCACCTGCTGGACCTCGCCCGTGCCAAGGGCGCCAGATTCGTGCTCGCCTCCACCTCGGAGACGTACGGCGACCCCCTGGTGCACCCCCAGCCGGAGAGCTACTGGGGCAACGTCAACCCGGTCGGCCCGCGCTCGGTGTACGACGAGGCGAAACGGTACGCCGAGGCCATCACCATGGCGTACCGCAGGAGCTTCGGCGTCGACACCGGCATCGTGCGGATCTTCAACACCTACGGCCCCCGGATGCGCGCCCACGACGGCCGCGCCGTTCCCACCTTCATCCGGCAGGCGCTCGCCCACCAGCCGATCACCGTGGCCGGCGACGGCTCGCAGACCCGCTCGCTCTGCTACGTGTCCGACCTGGTCGACGGGCTGGTGCGGATGACCAAGGCGCGGCTCGCGGGGCCGGTCAACCTCGGCGACCAGGAGGAGGTCACGGTCCTGAGGCTCGCCGAGTGGATCCGCGAGCTGACGGCCTCCCCCTCCGGCATCGTCCATGTGCCCCGGCCGGTCGACGACCCCTCCGTCCGGCGGCCCGACACCACGCGAGCACGTGAAGAGCTGGGCTGGGCACCGGAGTTCAGCACCGAGCGCGGTCTGATCCGGACAATCGACTGGTTCCGCGGGCGGGACGCGGCCGACCGGGAGACCCTGCAGATGGCCGGTGCAGAGGAAAAGTAG
- a CDS encoding HalD/BesD family halogenase — translation MTQNAITAANVEELIAKNITERFDNDHEVLKLSQHFRREGYVKLPGLVSEEVFEAVAAETHQLIDTHQKRIDIRLKETGDSPRFMSTVGQKAIATDGSLIPAVYASPALKGFLSRLAKEEVMECPWDEEKYIITRQHQKGDTHGWHWGDFSFTVIWLIEAPSLEYGGMLQCIPHTDWNKDDPRVEEYLQQHPIRSYGHARGELYFLRSDTTLHRTVPLNADKTRIILNTCWASRTDSQKATTHETMNAMFD, via the coding sequence ATGACGCAGAACGCGATCACCGCAGCGAACGTCGAAGAGCTCATCGCCAAGAACATCACGGAGCGGTTCGACAACGACCACGAGGTCCTGAAGCTCTCCCAGCACTTCCGCCGCGAGGGCTACGTCAAGCTGCCCGGCCTGGTCTCCGAGGAGGTCTTCGAGGCGGTCGCCGCCGAGACCCACCAGCTGATCGACACGCACCAGAAGCGCATCGACATCCGTCTCAAGGAGACCGGCGACTCGCCGCGCTTCATGTCCACCGTCGGCCAGAAGGCGATCGCCACCGACGGCTCGCTGATCCCGGCCGTCTACGCGTCGCCGGCGCTCAAGGGCTTCCTCTCCCGCCTCGCCAAGGAGGAGGTCATGGAGTGCCCTTGGGACGAGGAGAAGTACATCATCACCCGCCAGCACCAGAAGGGCGACACCCACGGCTGGCACTGGGGCGACTTCAGCTTCACGGTCATCTGGCTGATCGAGGCGCCCTCCCTGGAGTACGGCGGCATGCTCCAGTGCATCCCGCACACCGACTGGAACAAGGACGACCCGCGCGTCGAGGAGTACCTGCAGCAGCACCCGATCCGCTCGTACGGCCACGCCCGGGGCGAGCTGTACTTCCTGCGCTCGGACACCACCCTGCACCGCACGGTCCCGCTGAACGCCGACAAGACCCGCATCATCCTCAACACCTGCTGGGCGAGCCGCACGGACAGCCAGAAGGCGACCACCCACGAGACGATGAACGCGATGTTCGACTGA